The following are from one region of the Salicibibacter kimchii genome:
- a CDS encoding mechanosensitive ion channel family protein, with product MFDWYHAWLEAWPWLHYVIAAFIVLIFLVLRKLFTRFIFAIIKMVSKHGKSPFLGNLLFAFEKPMRMLIVVLGVYFAVLYLDPRPDIMVVVNRLLRTFIIIFFGWGFFNFSGTSSDLFTRLGRKIDGDQDSMLIPFISRILRGLILVLMFTVIAMEWNYDINGFIAGLGLGGLAFALAAQDTIANFFGGVILVTEQPFKKDDWIQTPTVEGIVEDIHFRSTKVRTFEESLVTVPNSTIAHEAITNWSEMRKRQIFFYVNVKYDTPVEKLRSVSERVRQEIKQAPEIHPDEIDIYFREFEESGLALMFYYFTYETSWAKWLAIKEKYNFRILEVLHEENVEIALPGRDLYMQREEERRVSEANTDK from the coding sequence GTGTTTGATTGGTATCATGCATGGTTGGAAGCTTGGCCATGGTTGCATTATGTAATCGCGGCTTTTATCGTATTGATTTTTTTGGTGTTGCGAAAGTTATTTACCCGTTTTATTTTTGCGATCATAAAAATGGTCTCCAAACATGGGAAAAGCCCATTCTTGGGGAATCTGCTCTTTGCGTTTGAAAAACCGATGCGCATGCTTATCGTGGTGCTCGGCGTTTACTTCGCTGTTTTATATTTAGACCCGCGACCCGATATTATGGTCGTTGTGAATCGGCTGTTGCGCACATTCATCATTATATTTTTCGGCTGGGGATTTTTCAATTTCTCGGGAACATCTTCGGATTTGTTCACCCGGTTGGGACGAAAAATTGACGGCGATCAAGACAGCATGTTGATTCCGTTTATCTCCAGAATTCTGCGCGGTCTTATCCTCGTGCTCATGTTTACGGTCATCGCGATGGAATGGAACTATGATATTAATGGGTTTATCGCCGGTCTTGGGCTTGGAGGACTTGCCTTCGCGTTGGCGGCGCAGGATACGATCGCGAATTTTTTTGGCGGTGTTATCCTCGTTACGGAACAGCCCTTTAAAAAGGACGACTGGATTCAAACGCCTACAGTGGAAGGCATCGTCGAAGATATCCATTTTCGAAGCACAAAAGTGCGCACCTTCGAAGAAAGCCTGGTGACGGTCCCAAACTCCACCATCGCGCACGAGGCGATTACGAATTGGTCGGAAATGAGAAAAAGGCAGATCTTCTTTTATGTCAATGTCAAATATGACACACCGGTTGAAAAGTTACGATCCGTGAGCGAACGCGTAAGGCAAGAGATAAAACAAGCTCCGGAAATCCATCCGGATGAAATAGACATTTACTTTAGGGAATTCGAAGAGTCGGGACTGGCGTTGATGTTTTACTATTTCACATACGAAACATCTTGGGCCAAATGGTTGGCGATAAAGGAAAAATATAACTTCCGTATATTGGAAGTTCTTCATGAGGAAAACGTTGAAATTGCTTTGCCGGGTCGGGATCTCTATATGCAGCGTGAAGAAGAACGGCGAGTGTCTGAGGCAAATACGGACAAATGA
- a CDS encoding aminoglycoside adenylyltransferase domain-containing protein yields MDDQADDYLHQLSETVNAVLGDRMAGLYLSGSAVVEDYDKDVSDLDVFCIVKRPLKASDKEALTRALTHDVLPSPGAGLEFYAVLEEEAARPHSLLSYEFALLTGGNFEDKVSEEGMDEGLLMDFAMILQSGKTLAGRPKEKVFGNVPKPWLQEAMKGSLRQHEQQIFHPFYDPYGHEAVMNACRTWCFKETGILTSKTRGMKWALQQLPDSNLIRHALLVRQGLAHDLLNNEAIRSLIHFVISKTPVKVPSAI; encoded by the coding sequence ATGGATGATCAAGCGGATGACTATTTGCATCAACTGTCGGAAACTGTGAATGCTGTATTGGGAGATCGTATGGCCGGGCTTTATTTGAGTGGTTCGGCGGTAGTGGAGGACTACGACAAAGATGTAAGTGATCTTGATGTCTTTTGTATTGTAAAGCGGCCTTTGAAGGCATCGGATAAGGAGGCGCTCACACGAGCGTTGACACATGATGTTTTGCCGTCTCCGGGGGCAGGTTTGGAATTTTACGCTGTTCTCGAAGAAGAGGCTGCACGCCCACACTCGTTGCTTTCTTATGAATTCGCCTTGTTAACCGGTGGAAACTTTGAAGATAAAGTGTCGGAAGAAGGCATGGACGAAGGATTATTGATGGACTTCGCGATGATTTTACAATCCGGTAAAACATTGGCAGGGCGTCCCAAAGAGAAAGTTTTCGGTAATGTTCCGAAACCTTGGCTGCAAGAAGCGATGAAAGGTTCGTTGCGTCAACATGAACAGCAAATTTTTCATCCGTTTTATGATCCGTATGGACATGAAGCAGTGATGAACGCGTGCCGAACGTGGTGTTTTAAAGAAACAGGAATTCTGACATCGAAAACAAGAGGGATGAAATGGGCATTGCAACAGCTCCCTGACTCCAACCTGATTCGCCATGCCTTGCTTGTTCGCCAGGGGCTGGCGCATGATCTATTGAATAACGAAGCCATTCGCTCGTTGATTCATTTTGTGATCAGCAAAACTCCGGTTAAGGTTCCATCGGCAATCTAA
- a CDS encoding GAF domain-containing protein, giving the protein MFKAVEIFFNQQPEWVYFITGLIIVLGLITTFILIGRAAMKYTEKIDKELGFQKIQQELHDTKYQAGLHKDLALQTIHALRNAERFLEQLQQARRFSVQAEENLQTYENLIIRIVHALSSDIKFQPGEQHRSSVWIEELGQLVYFTGSNAFDDRDGNQILSMNETIAGRCFRKKEIQLVPDVSDDVDGMPQNHNGYGAILCIPLSEWGVLTIDAHRAFQEEVLYICRLYARVIDLAFFEYSQMIDDGYIAQQFNERE; this is encoded by the coding sequence GTGTTTAAAGCGGTTGAAATTTTTTTCAATCAGCAACCGGAATGGGTTTATTTTATCACCGGTCTCATCATCGTCTTGGGACTCATCACGACCTTTATTCTCATTGGGCGGGCGGCGATGAAATATACGGAAAAAATCGATAAAGAACTCGGTTTTCAAAAAATCCAGCAGGAGCTCCATGACACAAAGTACCAAGCCGGCCTGCACAAAGATCTTGCACTTCAGACAATCCACGCGCTCCGAAATGCCGAACGCTTCCTCGAGCAATTGCAGCAAGCGCGCCGCTTTTCCGTTCAAGCCGAAGAAAATCTACAAACCTATGAAAACTTGATCATTCGTATCGTGCATGCCCTCAGCTCAGATATCAAATTTCAGCCGGGGGAACAACATCGATCTTCCGTTTGGATCGAAGAATTGGGGCAGCTCGTTTATTTTACCGGAAGCAATGCCTTTGATGACCGGGACGGGAATCAGATCCTCTCCATGAATGAAACGATCGCCGGCCGTTGTTTTCGCAAAAAAGAAATTCAACTCGTGCCCGATGTAAGCGACGATGTAGATGGCATGCCTCAAAATCATAACGGCTACGGGGCTATTCTTTGCATCCCTCTTTCAGAATGGGGCGTTCTAACGATCGATGCCCACCGCGCATTTCAGGAAGAAGTGTTGTATATTTGCCGCCTTTATGCGCGTGTGATTGATCTTGCATTCTTTGAATATAGTCAAATGATTGATGATGGTTATATCGCTCAACAATTCAATGAACGTGAATAA
- a CDS encoding ECF transporter S component has product MKESKTFRLVMYAVLGSMAAALMFVSIPMPMFLSFLSIDFSELPVLFAALLFSPVAGIAVAGIKILLYTLFMGAGDPVGMISNFVASLLFVLPVAYIYRHFRSVKGLIVGLGVAIVSMTIGLTVLNYLVFLPAYSWLIGWEMSSQVMMTTVFAGILPFNIVKGLAISIAFVPLFLKLAPMLEKKSYGENLQRKAPASTYNLKQN; this is encoded by the coding sequence ATGAAAGAATCCAAGACGTTTCGTTTAGTGATGTACGCGGTGCTCGGTTCAATGGCAGCAGCGCTTATGTTTGTGAGTATACCGATGCCGATGTTTTTATCGTTTTTAAGCATTGATTTCAGTGAATTGCCCGTGTTGTTCGCGGCATTGTTATTTTCACCGGTTGCCGGAATCGCCGTTGCAGGCATAAAAATATTGCTGTATACGCTTTTCATGGGGGCAGGGGATCCGGTTGGCATGATCTCCAACTTTGTGGCCAGTCTCTTATTTGTATTGCCGGTCGCCTATATCTATCGCCATTTTAGAAGTGTGAAAGGGTTAATTGTCGGTCTGGGGGTTGCGATTGTATCGATGACGATCGGCCTCACCGTGCTGAACTATCTTGTGTTTTTGCCAGCGTATTCCTGGTTGATCGGTTGGGAAATGAGTAGTCAAGTGATGATGACGACCGTGTTCGCCGGGATTTTGCCGTTTAACATTGTGAAAGGCTTGGCGATTTCGATTGCATTCGTCCCGCTTTTTTTGAAATTAGCCCCAATGCTCGAGAAAAAATCCTATGGTGAAAACTTGCAGCGAAAAGCTCCGGCCAGCACTTATAACTTGAAACAAAATTAA
- a CDS encoding cyclase family protein produces MEIIDLTKTVSDGMPVYPGDPAVNIGMATTVKENGYEVRSLRMGSHTGTHVDAFSHMHEGMASLGDIPLTQFCGKAMRVTPTMELPNRIGLFFATEVREDVLEKILAASPPFVGGALSEELESLLLKNQIVTYTDLEKLEMLPIGEAFTFFGLPLKIKNGDGSPVRAIAVVGE; encoded by the coding sequence GTGGAAATCATTGATTTAACAAAGACCGTCTCCGATGGAATGCCGGTCTATCCGGGTGACCCGGCGGTGAATATTGGGATGGCAACAACGGTGAAGGAAAACGGCTATGAAGTTCGATCGTTGCGGATGGGTTCGCACACCGGCACGCACGTGGACGCCTTTTCCCACATGCACGAAGGGATGGCGTCGTTGGGTGACATCCCGTTAACGCAATTTTGCGGAAAGGCGATGCGCGTGACGCCAACGATGGAATTGCCCAATCGGATTGGACTGTTTTTTGCAACAGAGGTAAGGGAAGACGTATTGGAAAAAATACTGGCTGCTTCCCCGCCATTTGTAGGTGGGGCTCTGAGTGAAGAGTTGGAAAGCCTATTGTTAAAAAATCAGATTGTTACCTATACGGATCTGGAAAAATTAGAGATGCTCCCGATCGGAGAAGCGTTTACCTTCTTCGGTTTGCCTTTGAAAATTAAAAATGGGGATGGATCTCCGGTGCGAGCGATTGCTGTTGTTGGGGAATAG
- a CDS encoding metal-sensitive transcriptional regulator: MDGSLNDIPKEKATSHGEREPAISTQHEKTSTSPKESIQNRLRRIEGQSRGLQQIVENDRSCVDVLVQITAVQSALKKLGIRHWSITQKRVSLVTFKTEKKKKASMNFSKSSNNTLNKLPSAGSLFLLFMVLTQHHTLDLQWYRQCPHA, encoded by the coding sequence ATGGACGGATCCCTTAATGATATACCAAAAGAAAAGGCAACTAGTCATGGAGAAAGGGAACCGGCCATCTCTACTCAGCATGAAAAAACCAGTACATCCCCAAAAGAAAGCATTCAAAACCGCTTGCGCCGTATTGAAGGGCAAAGCCGAGGGCTGCAACAAATAGTGGAAAACGATCGTTCCTGTGTCGATGTCCTCGTTCAAATCACCGCTGTTCAATCGGCATTAAAAAAATTGGGGATACGTCACTGGAGCATCACACAAAAACGTGTGTCCTTAGTGACATTCAAAACGGAAAAGAAGAAGAAAGCATCGATGAACTTCTCAAAGTCATCCAACAATACGCTAAATAAGCTGCCGTCTGCCGGCAGCTTATTTTTGCTATTCATGGTGCTTACCCAACATCATACCCTTGATCTTCAATGGTATCGACAATGTCCTCATGCGTAA
- the copZ gene encoding copper chaperone CopZ, with protein MEQATLNVKGMSCGHCVSAVEGNVGEMKGVSDVNVDLDYGTVEVSYDKSNVTHEDIVDTIEDQGYDVG; from the coding sequence ATGGAACAGGCAACACTGAATGTGAAAGGCATGTCATGCGGACATTGTGTATCAGCTGTTGAAGGGAACGTCGGTGAAATGAAAGGCGTCTCTGACGTAAACGTAGATCTTGATTATGGGACCGTGGAGGTCAGTTATGACAAAAGCAATGTTACGCATGAGGACATTGTCGATACCATTGAAGATCAAGGGTATGATGTTGGGTAA
- a CDS encoding DNA alkylation repair protein: MEQVPKAVKLNPQSGEVVQEFEQDRLDPFHVPYSGPSYRIQCGACGLNEDERLFMRF; encoded by the coding sequence ATGGAACAAGTCCCCAAAGCAGTAAAGCTGAACCCGCAAAGCGGGGAAGTGGTTCAGGAGTTTGAGCAGGATCGGCTTGATCCGTTTCACGTTCCTTATAGCGGGCCGAGTTATCGGATTCAGTGTGGAGCGTGCGGGTTAAATGAAGATGAACGTTTGTTTATGCGTTTTTAA